In the genome of Dyadobacter fermentans DSM 18053, the window AATCCCGTAGTTGACGAGCAATGTGGGTTTTTCGGCGGTGAGCTTGTAGCCCCTTACCTGCATCTGGCGGCGGATGGCCTCATAAATTTCGGTGCAAAGATTATTGGTATCCCTCTCACATTCCAGAAACGTATAAGAAGAGTAATCTTTAAAATTGGTTTCGTAGCTGTAATCATGCTCCACAAACACTTTCCGGCCACTGGAACACCCTGCAATCACGACTACGAGCAGTAAAGCGGCATAAGTAAAAATAGACCTCAGCATAAGCATTTAAATTTGTCAGGTTGTAAATAAGATATATCAAGAATGTATTTTGAATACTCCTTTACTACCAATAGCTTATGCCTGCCCTCTATCCCAAATAATAAGCTATTGATCTGCGCATTTCAGCCGCTGTTACTACTACATCAAAGGCACATTGCCCGGCTCCACTCAGCAATGAAAACCTGATTTCTTTTCCTCTATTCTTTTTATCCTGCCGCGTGAGGGCGATAATCTCCTCGATATCCTCCGGTGAGATCTTCACCTTGCCATAGGTCGCAAACAGGAACTCTTCGATATCCGTCAGCGTCTGCTGGTCGATCATCTTTCGCTCAAACGACAGATATGCTTCCATAATCATCCCCACCGCAATGGCTTCTCCGTGGAAAAGCCGCTCTTTGGGCGATTTATTCAAGAAGCACGTCTCCACCGCATGGCCTAGCGTGTGCCCGAAATTCAGGATCTTCCGCAGCCCTTTTTCCGTCGGGTCCTGATCCACCACCTGCTGCTTAATCTGCACCGAATGCGCGATCAGGTCGGGCCAGTTCTGCCTTTCAAAATCCTTCGCACGGATTTCCTGCCATTTCACACCATCGGCGATGAGGCAATGCTTGATGATCTCCGCGAACCCGGAGCGTATTTCACGTTCCGGCAATGTTTGCAAAAACACCGGGTCGATGAGCACGCTATTTGGGATGTTGAAAACGCCCAGATGGTTTTTGAAACCCTGGAAATCAATCCCCAACTTTCCTCCCACACTCGCATCCACCTGCGAAAGCAAAGTCGTGGGCACTTGGATAAAATCTATTCCACGCTTGTAAACCGCCGCGCAAAAACCACCCATATCGCCGATCA includes:
- the aroB gene encoding 3-dehydroquinate synthase; translated protein: MNQSVVIAPISESLPDFLSSKQYSKIVVIADNNTKRHCYPILKAVLPKHSVVTVPSGEAHKTLATCEKIWEAMTRDELDRHALVINVGGGVIGDMGGFCAAVYKRGIDFIQVPTTLLSQVDASVGGKLGIDFQGFKNHLGVFNIPNSVLIDPVFLQTLPEREIRSGFAEIIKHCLIADGVKWQEIRAKDFERQNWPDLIAHSVQIKQQVVDQDPTEKGLRKILNFGHTLGHAVETCFLNKSPKERLFHGEAIAVGMIMEAYLSFERKMIDQQTLTDIEEFLFATYGKVKISPEDIEEIIALTRQDKKNRGKEIRFSLLSGAGQCAFDVVVTAAEMRRSIAYYLG